In Candidatus Margulisiibacteriota bacterium, a single genomic region encodes these proteins:
- a CDS encoding GspE/PulE family protein yields the protein EELDIRGSTMPTVHGEKAVLRLLKRDHAVLPLEDLGMERCCLDIFAKAVFRPQGLVLITGPTGSGKTTTLYAALNRINSADKNIVTIEDPVEYELPGINQTQVNNKAGLTFSKGLRSMLRQDPDVIMVGEIRDSETARIAVQAALTGHLVLSTLHTNSAAGAVERLYDMGVEPFLLASSLICVVAQRLVRLPCTPCRDCGFSGYRGRTGIYEILHIDEEIRGMITKGAGKKEIELNAGLKPLFEAGMEKVRQKITTEEELRRVVWEE from the coding sequence TGAGGAGCTCGATATCAGGGGGTCGACAATGCCTACGGTGCACGGGGAAAAGGCCGTCCTGCGCCTGCTAAAAAGGGACCACGCGGTATTGCCTCTTGAAGACCTCGGAATGGAAAGGTGCTGCCTGGACATTTTTGCAAAAGCCGTCTTTAGGCCTCAGGGACTGGTCCTCATCACCGGACCCACAGGATCAGGCAAGACGACAACGCTGTATGCCGCTCTGAACAGGATCAATTCCGCGGATAAGAACATCGTGACGATAGAAGATCCTGTAGAATACGAACTTCCGGGCATCAACCAGACGCAGGTAAACAACAAGGCGGGGCTTACTTTTTCAAAAGGACTGCGCTCCATGCTCCGCCAGGACCCGGACGTGATAATGGTCGGCGAGATACGCGACAGCGAGACCGCGCGGATCGCCGTACAGGCCGCGCTGACCGGACACCTTGTCTTGTCAACGCTCCATACGAACTCAGCAGCCGGGGCGGTCGAGCGCCTTTACGATATGGGCGTCGAGCCTTTTCTTCTGGCCTCATCACTTATCTGCGTCGTGGCGCAGAGGCTTGTCAGGCTTCCGTGTACTCCGTGCAGGGATTGCGGGTTTTCCGGTTACAGGGGGAGGACCGGGATCTATGAAATACTACATATCGATGAAGAGATCAGAGGCATGATAACCAAAGGCGCGGGGAAAAAAGAGATCGAGCTTAATGCAGGGCTTAAGCCTTTGTTCGAGGCGGGGATGGAGAAGGTCAGGCAGAAGATAACGACAGAGGAAGAGTTGAGGAGGGTGGTGTGGGAGGAATGA